The Vitis vinifera cultivar Pinot Noir 40024 chromosome 12, ASM3070453v1 genome has a segment encoding these proteins:
- the LOC100244731 gene encoding pentatricopeptide repeat-containing protein At5g66520: MKGMCKAEIQTTSLYCLYLSLPLKFKFQFQLSSQIAMSTARFTVSPLSLPSQSNLQNQNPPWIPTPQLLCKYPILRHLSSCKTLKDLTQIHAQTITTGIFSDNFVASRILSFAALSPHGSIPYARFLFYRIRKPDIFIANTLIRAYAFSPNPIDAVVFYSEMTESSVVFPDVHTFPLLLKACSEIPSLRLGEAIHSHVFKLGWSSEVSVSNFLVQMYASCGLIESAGLVFDRTPECDGASWNIMIGGYLKCGVFKSARRMFEAMPDRDVVSWSVMINGYVQESRFKEGLGLFQDMMGEKIEPNESVLVNALSACAHLGAMEQGQWIERYMERKNVRLTVRLGTALIDMYSKCGSVERALEVFHKMKEKNVLAWSAMINGLAINGQGKDALNLFSQMEMQGVKPNEVTFIGILNACSHSKLVDEGCSFFHSMTSIYGLKPNAHHHCCMVDLYGRAGMLDQAQTVIKSMPFKPNSAIWGALLNACRIHGDTELGEQVGKRLLELDPNHGGRYVLLSNIYAACGRWDRVAELRRMMRERQVSKTPGCSFIDLGDTIHEFVAGDSSHPQLEMIYAKLGEMSQELKAAGYKPDTGQVLLDMDEEEKETALCHHSEKLAIAFGLIKTDPGTTIRITKNLRVCADCHSATKLISKIYNREIIVRDRCRFHHFRDGSCSCMDFW, encoded by the coding sequence ATGAAAGGCATGTGCAAAGCAGAAATCCAAACGACGTCGTTGTATTGTCTCTATTTATCCCTCCctctaaaattcaaatttcagtTTCAACTGTCATCCCAAATAGCCATGTCTACAGCACGATTCACAGTCtcacctctctctctcccctctcAATCAAACCTCCAAAACCAAAACCCACCTTGGATTCCAACGCCTCAGCTTCTCTGCAAATACCCCATTCTTCGCCACCTTTCGTCTTGCAAAACCCTCAAAGACCTCACCCAAATCCACGCCCAAACCATCACCACCGGTATATTTTCCGACAACTTCGTCGCGTCTCGAATCCTCTCCTTTGCGGCTCTATCTCCCCATGGCTCAATCCCATATGCCCGTTTTCTCTTTTACCGAATCCGAAAACCTGATATCTTTATAGCTAACACTCTCATTCGGGCATACGCGTTTAGCCCCAACCCCATTGATGCTGTTGTCTTCTATTCGGAAATGACTGAGTCTTCCGTTGTTTTTCCTGATGTTCATACATTTCCTCTTCTTCTCAAGGCGTGTTCTGAGATCCCGTCTCTTCGGTTGGGTGAGGCAATTCACTCTCATGTGTTCAAATTAGGGTGGTCTAGTGAGGTGTctgtttcaaattttttggttCAGATGTATGCCTCTTGTGGTTTGATCGAGTCTGCAGGACTTGTGTTTGATAGAACTCCTGAATGTGATGGTGCTTCGTGGAATATAATGATAGGTGGGTATTTGAAGTGTGGTGTTTTCAAGTCTGCTCGTAGAATGTTTGAGGCTATGCCTGACAGAGATGTTGTTTCTTGGAGTGTGATGATTAATGGATATGTGCAAGAGAGTCGTTTCAAGGAGGGGTTGGGCCTTTTCCAGGATATGATGGGGGAGAAGATAGAGCCCAATGAAAGTGTTCTGGTGAATGCTTTGTCTGCCTGTGCTCATTTGGGAGCAATGGAACAAGGGCAGTGGATTGAAAGGTATATGGAAAGAAAGAATGTCAGATTAACTGTTCGATTAGGTACAGCTTTGATAGACATGTATTCGAAGTGTGGAAGTGTGGAAAGAGCATTGGAGGTTTTCCATAAGATGAAAGAGAAGAATGTATTGGCCTGGAGCGCGATGATCAATGGACTTGCTATTAATGGTCAAGGCAAGGATGCACTGAATCTATTCTCTCAAATGGAAATGCAGGGTGTAAAACCCAATGAAGTAACTTTCATTGGCATTTTGAATGCTTGTAGCCATTCAAAATTGGTTGATGAAGGATGTAGCTTTTTTCATTCTATGACAAGTATTTATGGCTTAAAACCTAATGCCCATCACCATTGTTGCATGGTTGATCTGTATGGCCGAGCAGGAATGTTGGATCAAGCTCAAACTGTGATAAAAAGCATGCCTTTTAAGCCCAATTCTGCAATCTGGGGAGCCCTTCTCAATGCTTGTAGAATCCATGGGGATACAGAATTAGGTGAGCAAGTGGGAAAACGATTGCTTGAGCTGGATCCAAACCATGGTGGGAGGTATGTTCTGCTCTCAAATATATATGCTGCTTGTGGAAGATGGGACCGTGTAGCAGAGCTGAGGAGAATGATGAGAGAACGACAGGTTAGTAAAACACCTGGCTGTAGCTTCATTGATTTAGGGGACACCATTCATGAATTTGTTGCTGGTGATAGCTCCCATCCACAACTTGAAATGATTTATGCCAAGTTGGGTGAAATGAGCCAAGAACTAAAGGCTGCAGGCTACAAGCCTGATACTGGTCAAGTATTGCTGGATATGGATGAGGAGGAGAAGGAAACCGCACTCTGTCACCACAGTGAAAAGTTGGCCATTGCATTTGGGTTAATCAAGACTGATCCAGGGACAACCATTAGGATCACAAAAAATCTTCGGGTTTGTGCAGATTGCCACTCTGCTACCAAGCTAATTTCAAAGATCTATAACAGGGAAATAATTGTAAGAGATAGATGTCGTTTTCATCATTTCAGGGATGGTTCTTGTTCTTGTATGGATTTCTGGTGA
- the LOC109123467 gene encoding glycine-rich cell wall structural protein 1: MGVSPKWLSVVLFLSIVFHVIVVTLGDGKVDKTRFGDDGCRFGGPHCGGGRFGGGRFGGRRGGGFGHGGGLGGGGGLGGGGGLGHGGGLGGGAGGGGGFGGGGGGGLGGGSGQGGGFGAGGGVGGGGAAGGGVGGGGGFGGGGGGGVGGGAGHGGGFGAGGGTGGGAAGGGVGGGGGFGGGGGGGVGGGSGHGGGFGAGGGIGGGAGGVGAGGGGGGGGGGGGGGGVEGGSGHGGGFGAGGGVGGGAGGIGGGGGGGGGGGGGGGGAAGGSGQGGGFGAGGGVGSGAGGGVGGGGGFGGGGGGGVGGGSGHGGGFGAGGGVGGGAGGAGTGLGGGAGAGHGAGGGVGIGIGIGIGIGVGAGAGAGQGSGTGSGSGGGGGR, from the coding sequence ATGGGTGTGTCTCCAAAATGGCTCTCTGTGGTTCTTTTCTTGAGCATTGTCTTCCATGTGATCGTAGTTACGCTTGGAGATGGTAAGGTTGACAAAACTAGATTTGGAGATGATGGTTGTCGATTTGGAGGACCTCACTGTGGTGGTGGCCGCTTTGGTGGTGGGCGTTTTGGTGGTCGTCGTGGTGGTGGATTTGGGCATGGTGGAGGTCTAGGAGGAGGGGGAGGGCTGGGGGGTGGTGGTGGATTGGGGCATGGTGGAGGTTTAGGAGGAGgagctggaggaggaggaggatttggtggaggtggaggtggaggtctTGGTGGTGGTTCAGGTCAAGGTGGGGGATTTGGAGCTGGGGGTGgtgttggtggtggtggtgctgCTGGAGGAGGTGTTGGTGGAGGTGGCGGCTTTGGTGGGGGTGGTGGAGGTGGTGTTGGAGGCGGGGCAGGCCATGGTGGAGGGTTTGGAGCTGGTGGAGGGACAGGTGGGGGTGCTGCTGGAGGAGGTGTTGGTGGAGGTGGTGGCTTTGGTGGGGGTGGTGGAGGTGGTGTTGGAGGCGGGTCAGGTCATGGTGGAGGTTTTGGAGCTGGTGGAGGCATAGGTGGTGGCGCAGGAGGTGTTGGTGCTGGAGGTGGAGGCGGAGGAGGAGGTGGCGGAGGCGGAGGTGGTGGGGTTGAGGGTGGTTCAGGTCATGGTGGAGGTTTTGGAGCTGGAGGTGGTGTAGGTGGTGGAGCTGGAGGTATCGGtggaggaggaggtggtggtggaggaggTGGGGGAGGAGGCGGTGGTGCCGCTGGAGGATCCGGCCAAGGTGGAGGATTCGGAGCTGGCGGTGGCGTAGGAAGCGGAGCTGGTGGAGGTGTTGGAGGGGGAGGAGGAtttggaggtggaggtggtggtggtgtagGTGGAGGATCAGGCCATGGTGGCGGTTTCGGCGCTGGTGGAGGTGTAGGAGGTGGTGCGGGTGGAGCTGGTACAGGTCTAGGTGGTGGAGCTGGTGCAGGTCATGGAGCTGGCGGTGGAGTAGGAATTGGAATTGGCATTGGCATAGGCATTGGAGTAGGAGCTGGAGCAGGTGCAGGACAAGGATCTGGTACTGGCTCCGGCAGTGGTGGTGGCGGAGGACGGTGA